The Molothrus ater isolate BHLD 08-10-18 breed brown headed cowbird chromosome 9, BPBGC_Mater_1.1, whole genome shotgun sequence genome includes a region encoding these proteins:
- the KIAA0040 gene encoding uncharacterized protein KIAA0040 homolog, producing the protein MQQKISSFFNSILELIRTKHEEGVFNTVCLAVLLGLPFVVLLAFIFICCHCCFCRRRGESTGKGGPSSNGQLHAERNKKKKKKKKKQDEEDLWISAQPKLLLLDKRPSLPI; encoded by the coding sequence ATGCAGCAGAAGATCAGCTCTTTCTTTAATTCCATCTTGGAGCTCATCCGTACCAAGCATGAGGAAGGCGTCTTCAACACCGTCTGCCTGGCCGTGCTCTTGGGTCTGCCCTTTGTTGTTCTCCTTGCCTTCATTTTcatctgctgccactgctgcttctgcagaagGAGGGGAGAAAGCACAGGGAAAGGTGGCCCCAGCAGCAATGGGCAGTTGCATGCTGAGaggaacaagaagaaaaagaagaagaagaagaagcaggatGAAGAGGACCTGTGGATCTCAGCTCAGCCCAAGCTGCTCTTGCTGGACAAGAGACCCTCCTTGCCCATCTAG